TTTTGACCTAAAAACACATTGGCGATCAGTTTTCCGTTCCTATCATATATCTTTGTCGTAAGCTTTGGATGATAGTTAACGATAACATCCGCTTTGGGAGCTACCTCTTTGTACAGTGTGGCTGCATAATAGATTCCAAACCCAATACCTACTATCGATACAATCAAAAATATTGTAAAGAAAAAAGAGATAATTTTTTTCAGTATCTTCATGTCCGAAACTCTCTGTTGGCAAAATTGGACTCAATCAGTATTTTCGTATATTCTGTTCTTGGATGGGTAACGACTGAATCGAGCGGACCCTCCTCCAAAATTGTACCATCTTTGATCACAGCGATTTCTTTGCAAAGTTTTTGTGCGCTTTGTATATCATGGGTTACAAAAAGCATCAAAAACTCCATCCGTTCTTGCAAATTTTTTAAAAGCCGCAACACCATCGCTTTGGTTTTAGGATCGAGGGCAGTAGTGGGCTCATCTAGTAGGAGCAGTTTCGGTTCTTGCACAAGGGCCATAGCGATAACTACTCTTTGTACCTGACCCCCGCTTAGCTGGGGAGGATATCTCTCCAAAAAAGAGCCATCAAGTCCCACCATTGTCAACATATGAGCCGCTTTTATCTTGGGAGCAAAAAATTGATCTTTTATTTTTGTCAGTGGACTCAACGAGGTAAAAGGGTTTTGTGGAACGAGAGATAGCGTCTGTCCTCGAACAAGCTCATACTCCCACTCATACTCTATTTGAGAGTGAAGATTTTTCGGTAGCAGTCCAAGCAAGGCCTTGAGTGTCAGACTCTTTCCACTGCCGCTTTGTCCCACCAACGCCAATGAATGATGAATCTCAAAAGAGATATCGACAAGCTTTTTTCGTTGGTTTTTATCGATAATCTGCACCCTCTTACAAACAAATGGCTTCATGAAAGCATCTCCAAAACTTTCACAAAGTCTTCTTCGCTCTCTCCGAGTCTTGCAATGACACGGATGATCGGTTTTTGGACGGTTGGAGGGCGAATAGCACCCACAAGATAGCCTTGTTCTAGCAGTTCTTGCTGCACATTCAATACATCTTTTTTCTCTATATCTACGATGAGTCCCGGTGTTTCATAGCCAAAATCTTTTGCGATAGACTGCCTTTTTTGAATCGCTTTGTACAAAAACTCTCTTTTGTTGGTAATCTCTTGAAGCGCTTCATGTGCCAACGCTACATCCATAAGTGACAATGCAGTGGTGTAGATTATACTTTTTGCCCGATTTTCCAGATAGGAGACAATTTCGCTACTAGCCAAGATATACGCTCCATAACTTGCATAGGCCTTGCCAAGCGTTCCCATTTTGATATGCATCGGTGAAGGCTTTATGTTGTAATAGTCAAAAACACCCAGAAGACTCTTTCCTACGACTCCACTACTATGAGCTTCATCGACGATCAAAAGAGTATCTTTGGCAACCTCAAAAATTTCAGGATTGAGAATATCCCCACTCATGGAGTAGATCCCCTCAACGGCAACTATTGCTCTATCAAAACCACCTTTTTGTAGTCTTTTTTGTAAATCTTCTGCATCATTATGAGCAAAAAACTCTACCTGTTCAACAAGCCTTGAAGCCAAAATACCGCTAGCATGAAACTCCTCATCCATGAAAAGTTTATCTTTTTTTCTCACTAAGGATTCTATGAGTGCCAGGTTTGCCAAAAATCCGCTTCCTACCGTTATACAACTCTCAAATCCATTGAGCCGACACAACGCTTCTTCGAAGGCTTGATGAATGGGAGTATAACCGTTGATTAAAGCGGAAGCTTTAGAAGTGTTGTAAGAAAATTGCAATACTTTTTCATACGCTCTTTTCAAAAGCTCTTTGTCATGAGCAAGTCCCAGGTAGTCATTGGAAGCAAAATCTTTGACATCAAGAGGAAAAAGTCGTCTTTTGCGAAAACGTCTGGAACGCTGCAAGGCCTTCAGCTCTTTTTCATACATCCAAAGCCTCTACAATTTTTTTATAACCTGCTGTTTTCTCTTTTTTATATAATTCTATTGCCTCTTTCAGATCGTACTCTTTACAGTAAAATCCAACGATTTGCAAAAGATTTCGGGGTTTGGGACTCTCTTTGGCCCTTTCAAAATCGATCACCTTGCACCACCTTAGCTTTGGATCAAACAATATATGATAGTAGCGTCCTAGTTCCGTGTGCCAGATATGCGCTTTATCCAAAATGTATCCAATCTCCAAAGCTAAACGAAGCGCTCTTTTTTTATCTCGCTTCAAGGCCTCTTTCATGGAAATTCCATCAATATACTCCATGACGATGTAATCTGGCCCATACTCGTACAGTTTTGGAACGAAACCGAGAGGTTGAAGTTTTTGCAATATTTTTATCTCATTTTGAATGGTATTTGGCT
The Nitratiruptor sp. SB155-2 genome window above contains:
- a CDS encoding ATP-binding cassette domain-containing protein, whose protein sequence is MKPFVCKRVQIIDKNQRKKLVDISFEIHHSLALVGQSGSGKSLTLKALLGLLPKNLHSQIEYEWEYELVRGQTLSLVPQNPFTSLSPLTKIKDQFFAPKIKAAHMLTMVGLDGSFLERYPPQLSGGQVQRVVIAMALVQEPKLLLLDEPTTALDPKTKAMVLRLLKNLQERMEFLMLFVTHDIQSAQKLCKEIAVIKDGTILEEGPLDSVVTHPRTEYTKILIESNFANREFRT
- a CDS encoding RIO1 family regulatory kinase/ATPase, which produces MQKIFEGNRGEIYLIDYFDQKAVLKKQKPNKPNTIQNEIKILQKLQPLGFVPKLYEYGPDYIVMEYIDGISMKEALKRDKKRALRLALEIGYILDKAHIWHTELGRYYHILFDPKLRWCKVIDFERAKESPKPRNLLQIVGFYCKEYDLKEAIELYKKEKTAGYKKIVEALDV
- a CDS encoding aminotransferase class I/II-fold pyridoxal phosphate-dependent enzyme — its product is MYEKELKALQRSRRFRKRRLFPLDVKDFASNDYLGLAHDKELLKRAYEKVLQFSYNTSKASALINGYTPIHQAFEEALCRLNGFESCITVGSGFLANLALIESLVRKKDKLFMDEEFHASGILASRLVEQVEFFAHNDAEDLQKRLQKGGFDRAIVAVEGIYSMSGDILNPEIFEVAKDTLLIVDEAHSSGVVGKSLLGVFDYYNIKPSPMHIKMGTLGKAYASYGAYILASSEIVSYLENRAKSIIYTTALSLMDVALAHEALQEITNKREFLYKAIQKRQSIAKDFGYETPGLIVDIEKKDVLNVQQELLEQGYLVGAIRPPTVQKPIIRVIARLGESEEDFVKVLEMLS